Part of the Salinigranum rubrum genome is shown below.
AGTTCGGCGTCGTCGGCGCGATGGCCCAACTCATCGACCGCGAGGAGGTCGACGACGACCTGCTCATCGTCGCCGGCGACAACCTCATCAGCTTCGGGCTGTCGAACTTCATCGACTACTTCGAGGAGAAGCAGTCGCCCGCGCTCGTGGCGTACGACGTCGGGTCGCGCGAGAAGGCCAAGTCCTACGGACTGGTCGAACTCGACGGTGACCGCGTCGTCAATTTCCAGGAGAAGCCCGAGGACCCCGCGAGTACGCTCGTCTCCATCGCGTGTTACGTCTACCCCCAGGAGACGCTCCCGCTGTTCGACGAGTACCTCTCGAACGACAACAACCCCGACGAGCCCGGCTGGTTCGTCCAGTGGCTCCAAGCACGCGAGGACGTCTACGCCTTCACGTTCGACACCGCCTGGTACGACATCGGGACGCCCGAGTCGTATCTCGAAGCCGTCGAGGGCTACCTCGAAGGCGACAACTACATCAACGACGACGCGGTCATCGAGAACTCCGACCTCGGCGAGAACGTCCACGTGATGGCCGGCGCCC
Proteins encoded:
- a CDS encoding sugar phosphate nucleotidyltransferase; this encodes MKAVVLAGGYATRLWPITRHRPKMFLPIGDGTVIDTIFEELEADDRVDEVFVSTNEYFADEFEAFLEESDYEKPTLSVEETVEEDEKFGVVGAMAQLIDREEVDDDLLIVAGDNLISFGLSNFIDYFEEKQSPALVAYDVGSREKAKSYGLVELDGDRVVNFQEKPEDPASTLVSIACYVYPQETLPLFDEYLSNDNNPDEPGWFVQWLQAREDVYAFTFDTAWYDIGTPESYLEAVEGYLEGDNYINDDAVIENSDLGENVHVMAGAHVENATLDRCVVFPNATIRSSDLSDSIVDEEASIEHLDLTESLVGSHSRLKPE